A window of the Microbulbifer aggregans genome harbors these coding sequences:
- a CDS encoding HNH endonuclease, translating to MARVLYLDAGGRPIRWINLQRAAYLYAKDQVLWDLGRFKTTLRGGYRSCGGRSMLSIAPVIAGRSIDRVGSRLRPALTNQSLFARDQYMCLYCGVSFSTSLLTRDHVMPVSRGGADSWENVVAACKGCNNRKGAMTPDEASMPLLAVPFTPNPYEAIMLQAHQILADQMEYLSAGFSDRRNWKSA from the coding sequence ATGGCTCGAGTACTGTATCTGGATGCCGGTGGTAGACCTATTCGTTGGATAAATCTCCAGCGCGCTGCCTATCTGTACGCAAAAGACCAGGTTTTGTGGGATCTCGGCAGATTCAAGACAACGCTGCGCGGCGGGTACAGAAGCTGCGGTGGTCGCTCGATGCTTTCGATTGCGCCGGTGATCGCTGGGCGCAGTATCGACCGCGTGGGTTCAAGGCTCCGTCCTGCTCTTACGAACCAGAGCCTGTTCGCCCGTGACCAGTACATGTGCCTCTACTGCGGTGTGAGTTTTTCCACCTCTCTGCTGACAAGGGATCACGTAATGCCGGTTTCCCGCGGCGGCGCGGATAGTTGGGAGAATGTGGTGGCTGCTTGTAAAGGCTGCAACAACCGAAAGGGTGCGATGACACCGGACGAGGCGAGTATGCCGTTGTTGGCGGTGCCGTTCACACCCAATCCCTATGAAGCGATCATGCTGCAGGCGCACCAGATACTGGCGGATCAGATGGAGTATCTGAGTGCCGGGTTCAGTGACAGGCGCAACTGGAAATCGGCATAA
- a CDS encoding TrmH family RNA methyltransferase, translating to MDVGNKKSSMRVRADRIKPYQCKQLIAVIEDPHDIKNIGTVIRNVNALGVEKAYIVDPKGSLPEDWQDMRERKSLSGTSVSAIKWTFVKRFDSTEQCLDHLESKNFSSIVTSPHMKGRRNVVLHEGDYTIFPKLAVWFGSESRGITDLAVRRSELCVNIPMLGMIESLNLGTTSGIVLYEITKQRRAYQRMYRYKNMRGRKFIA from the coding sequence ATGGATGTGGGAAACAAGAAAAGTTCTATGCGGGTGCGGGCGGACAGGATCAAGCCGTACCAATGTAAGCAGCTTATCGCGGTCATCGAAGATCCGCACGATATCAAGAATATCGGCACGGTGATTCGTAATGTTAACGCTCTTGGGGTGGAGAAGGCGTATATCGTGGACCCTAAAGGGAGCCTTCCAGAAGACTGGCAAGATATGCGGGAGCGCAAGTCCCTCTCAGGGACCTCAGTTTCAGCCATTAAATGGACATTCGTGAAGCGGTTTGACAGCACGGAACAGTGTCTTGATCACCTCGAGAGCAAAAACTTCAGCTCCATCGTAACGTCGCCTCACATGAAGGGGAGACGTAACGTTGTGCTTCATGAAGGGGACTACACAATATTTCCCAAGCTGGCTGTCTGGTTTGGGAGTGAATCCCGTGGCATCACTGATCTGGCAGTAAGGCGCAGTGAGCTGTGCGTGAATATTCCAATGCTGGGCATGATCGAAAGCCTAAACCTCGGAACTACTTCCGGGATTGTGCTTTATGAGATTACGAAGCAAAGAAGAGCCTATCAGAGGATGTATAGATACAAAAATATGCGCGGAAGAAAATTCATTGCATAA
- a CDS encoding 5-guanidino-2-oxopentanoate decarboxylase: MALTGGVALVRLLQNYGVDTVFGIPGVHTLELYRGLPETDIRHVLTRHEQGAGFMADGYARVSAKPGVCFLITGPGLTNAATAIGQAYADSIPMLVITSVNESSTLGKGRGRLHETQDQRAITEPLTAFSATALSPEDIPDLVARAFSVFNSQRPRPVHIEVPMDVLAAPVAYDWSSKVAVCAKRPAPCAQDVEAAVALLQSSQRPLIIAGGGAIEAAAELQSLAETVQAPLFTTVAGKGILPPGHPLAGGATLCTPPVWEFVADADLVLAIGTELADTDMWRDTLPINGKLIRIDIDSDKMNDLYPPTLPILADSQQATSALLMAMGGHESRTNRTWLERLRQLPALLKQGHAPLQLQHQQVLDCIAEVLPEDALVATDMTQIAYTGNYVFESTETRKWLHPTGYGTLGYGLPAGIGAKIALPGQPVLVIAGDGGFLYTLQELATATEEIDTALVVLVYNNASLGQIRDDMLERKIEPVGVLPRNPDFTGLARAFGCQVFQPTTLGELSVDLQQAFGFAGVSFIEVDAENIAI; encoded by the coding sequence ATGGCGCTTACCGGCGGTGTTGCCTTAGTCCGGCTTTTACAAAACTACGGGGTTGATACGGTATTCGGAATACCCGGAGTTCATACCCTGGAACTCTACCGTGGCCTGCCGGAGACCGATATCCGCCATGTCCTGACCCGCCACGAGCAGGGTGCCGGGTTTATGGCCGATGGCTATGCGCGGGTCAGCGCCAAACCGGGGGTCTGTTTTTTGATCACTGGGCCTGGTCTGACCAACGCTGCTACCGCCATTGGCCAGGCCTATGCCGATTCAATTCCCATGCTGGTGATCACCAGCGTTAACGAAAGCAGCACTTTGGGAAAAGGCCGGGGTCGTTTACATGAGACCCAGGACCAGCGCGCCATCACTGAGCCCCTGACAGCCTTCAGTGCCACTGCGCTCAGCCCGGAAGATATTCCTGACCTCGTGGCCCGGGCCTTCTCTGTGTTTAACAGCCAGCGACCGCGACCGGTACATATCGAGGTGCCGATGGATGTGCTCGCTGCTCCTGTGGCCTACGACTGGTCGTCGAAGGTCGCCGTCTGTGCAAAGCGTCCGGCGCCCTGTGCACAGGATGTTGAGGCGGCGGTAGCGTTACTGCAATCTTCCCAAAGACCGCTGATTATCGCCGGGGGCGGCGCGATAGAAGCAGCCGCCGAACTCCAATCACTGGCAGAAACTGTGCAGGCGCCGCTATTCACTACGGTTGCGGGGAAGGGCATCTTACCGCCCGGCCATCCCCTGGCCGGCGGTGCGACCCTGTGCACACCACCTGTATGGGAGTTTGTGGCTGATGCCGACCTTGTTCTGGCAATCGGTACTGAGCTGGCTGATACCGATATGTGGCGGGATACGTTGCCGATTAATGGAAAGCTAATCCGCATCGATATCGATAGTGACAAAATGAATGACCTGTATCCCCCAACATTACCGATCCTTGCGGATAGTCAGCAGGCAACCAGTGCGTTGCTGATGGCTATGGGGGGGCACGAGTCACGGACGAACCGCACCTGGCTGGAGCGGCTACGACAGTTGCCAGCTCTGCTCAAGCAGGGTCACGCGCCTTTGCAACTACAGCATCAGCAGGTGCTTGACTGCATTGCGGAGGTGTTGCCGGAAGATGCCCTGGTAGCTACCGATATGACGCAGATTGCCTATACGGGCAACTATGTTTTCGAGAGCACTGAAACACGGAAGTGGCTCCACCCCACTGGCTACGGGACTCTGGGGTATGGATTGCCCGCAGGTATTGGTGCAAAGATCGCTCTTCCCGGACAGCCGGTGTTGGTCATTGCCGGCGACGGTGGGTTTCTCTACACGCTGCAGGAGCTGGCTACGGCAACAGAAGAGATCGATACCGCTCTGGTGGTGTTGGTGTACAACAACGCCAGCCTTGGCCAAATTCGTGATGACATGCTGGAGCGAAAAATAGAGCCTGTTGGAGTGCTACCCAGAA
- a CDS encoding RtcB family protein, with product MPVKMVLNAKASPGTVPVKIYTKEIEHAALEQLKNIAQLPIVYSHVAAMPDVHLGKGATVGSVIPTVGAIIPAAVGVDIGCGMNAVRTSLQANQLPDSLKSVRAAIEARVPVGFARHKMINARESACKDLAPGADRLFEKHPALLKMLRDPQRTWVTQVGTLGGGNHFIEICLDESDQVWVMLHSGSRGIGNAIGQHFIKLARKDMAVHIHNLPDRDLAYFSEGSQHFDDYVEAVNWGQEYARVNRQEMMKLVIGCLREYLPPFTLTSEAINCHHNYVVREAHFGRDVFVTRKGAISAQRDQLGIIPGSMGSRSYIVRGKGNPESFCSCAHGAGRKMSRNAARKRFTRRDLEEQTKGVDCRKDSGVLDEIPAAYKDIDRVMGNQSDLVDVVHTLRQVICVKG from the coding sequence ATGCCAGTCAAAATGGTACTGAATGCAAAAGCATCCCCGGGCACTGTTCCGGTGAAAATTTACACGAAAGAAATTGAACACGCTGCGCTAGAGCAGCTGAAGAATATTGCCCAGCTTCCCATTGTCTATTCCCATGTGGCGGCAATGCCGGATGTGCATCTGGGTAAAGGCGCCACTGTTGGTTCTGTAATTCCAACCGTTGGTGCAATTATTCCAGCTGCCGTTGGGGTCGATATCGGGTGCGGAATGAATGCGGTGCGAACATCACTGCAAGCCAATCAGTTGCCCGATAGCCTCAAGTCAGTACGGGCGGCCATCGAGGCCAGGGTGCCAGTAGGTTTTGCCCGGCACAAGATGATCAATGCGAGGGAGTCAGCCTGCAAGGACCTCGCTCCCGGTGCGGATCGGCTATTCGAAAAGCACCCAGCGCTGCTGAAGATGTTGCGGGACCCACAGCGCACCTGGGTTACCCAGGTGGGCACCCTTGGTGGAGGAAACCATTTCATCGAGATCTGTCTTGATGAGAGCGATCAGGTATGGGTCATGCTGCACTCTGGAAGCCGAGGTATCGGCAATGCGATCGGGCAGCATTTCATCAAGCTGGCCAGAAAGGATATGGCAGTACATATCCACAACTTGCCGGATCGTGACCTGGCTTACTTCAGCGAGGGCAGTCAGCACTTCGATGACTACGTGGAGGCAGTTAACTGGGGGCAGGAATACGCCCGCGTAAACAGACAGGAGATGATGAAGCTTGTCATCGGTTGTCTGCGCGAATACTTGCCGCCGTTTACGCTGACGTCCGAGGCCATCAACTGTCACCACAACTATGTGGTGAGGGAAGCACACTTTGGTCGCGATGTGTTTGTAACCCGCAAGGGCGCCATCAGTGCACAGCGAGACCAGCTGGGCATCATCCCCGGCTCGATGGGCTCTAGGTCCTATATCGTACGGGGGAAGGGGAACCCGGAGTCCTTCTGTTCCTGTGCCCATGGCGCCGGACGGAAAATGAGCCGCAATGCAGCGCGCAAGCGTTTTACCCGGCGTGATCTTGAGGAACAGACAAAGGGGGTCGATTGCCGAAAGGACAGTGGGGTACTCGATGAGATCCCGGCTGCCTATAAAGATATCGACCGTGTCATGGGAAACCAGTCAGACCTGGTGGACGTGGTTCACACGCTGCGACAGGTGATCTGTGTGAAGGGATGA